The Mucilaginibacter terrae region AATTAATACCACATATTTATTTACCACATTATTTTGTTTTTGGGCAAAAGCTTTATCTAACACAAAACCTGGATAGGTAGTGGTTAGGTAAGTAGTAATGGCAGCCGGTAAAGTGGCCGGATCAACAGGCGTATGTTTAGCCGGACGCGGGTTTAGCTGCACACGTTTAACAAATACCAGTTTTGAGGCAAATGCAGTAGCAAACAAACCTTTGTTAGCACTGATAATAATGTACGATGTATCGTTACGGGTCACCACGGCATGCAACAGGGTATCGGTAGCGTAATTGGTAGCAAAATAGGTTTTAATGGCAGCGGGCAAGGCGCTCAGGGCTAAAGTATCGCCACGGAGGCCGCCGCGGTTCTCAAAACGGCCACCTTTGTGCCAACCCGGTCCGCCGGCTATGTCGGGGCGTTCGCGTTGTTCAAGCACCTGTACAAAGTTTCCGCTGGCATCAAACTTTAAACCTACCGGTTTTGAGTTGAAGTTGATGGCCACCACATAACCTTCTAACACACCGCTGCGGTTTGCAATTTTAAATGCTTTTTGAAAAGTAGAGCCGGCATAGTTGGTGGTTAAGTAAGTAGTAATAGAGGCAGATAAAGCGCTGAAAGCAACCGTGTCTTTTTTACCACCCGGAGGGCACGCGTTCATCAGCGCCAATGAATCTTTTGCAGCTGCGGTAGCGGTTGTTGTAGTAGAAGTAGAGGCTGCAACCAGGATGCTGGTTGATGATGCCGTTGTTTTTGAAGCAGCAATTTCTGCGTCTTCAGTTGACTGGGCTGCTTCCTTTGTGCACGATGATGTCAATACCACCAGTGCGGCCACGGCAGATAGCAGATAAGATTTTGTCAGTTTTTTCATGATGTAATTTTTATGGTTTATAAAAGTTTACATCAAACATATAGCGGTATGCAATTAAACACACCAGTGTGCCGACGAATGCTTTTTATGTGTGGATGAACGCGTCTGAACCGGAATTTAAAGAATTTTTTGAATCGACAGAATTGCCTAACTTAGATGATCGCTCTGCAACCTGCTTAAAATATGAAACACAGGATTGGAATCATCTTGCTACTATTAGTTAGCTGCGCTGTATACGGCCAATCTTCATCCTCCAAAGTACTCATTCCCGAAGCTGATTCGATGGTAGTAGAAATGGATAAACTTTTCATCAACCCTAAAAATGTTAAAGAAGTGTTTGTGTTGAAAGACCCAAGTTCAGAATTATCAAGAAGTCATAGAGGAGCAAATTTGATAATGACTTTTAAAAAGAAACCAAAATTCGTTGCCTTAAATAACCTGAAGGTGGATAGCATTGAAAAAAAGTCATCCAGGATTTCATATATAATTGACGGGGGATTTATTTCTGATACTACAGGAGTTAAAATTGATATATTAAATATTAAAAAACTTGATGCTTTATTTACAGGAGATATGCCAGGCCTTTATGTAAACCAAACCGGAACGGTATATTTAATAACAACTAAATCCAAAGGCAAAAAACTCCAACAACCAAAGTAAAACTCCCCCTTTAGGGGGCCGGGGGGTTAGGTCTTCTGCTTCTTCTTCTTCGCCGCAGGGAATAAAACATTATTCAGGATCAGCCTGTACCCCGGAGAGTTAGGATGAAGTTTTAAATCGGTAGGAGGGTCGCCTACGGCGTGCTGGTAGTCTTCGGGGTCGTGGCCGCTGTAAAATGTCCATTGGCCTTTGCCAAATTCGCCATGTATGTAGCGGGCTTCGTTGCCGGTTTTCATTTCGCCCATAATAGTTACATCGGGTTTAATACGGGCTTTGTTGTAGGCCGTGGTTAAGCCCATGAAACCTTTAATTACCTTATCATGGTTTTGGGTGAGCATGCTGGGTACCACATCCCACTTGGCCGAAAAATCAAAAAGGGTAAAAAAGTCGCGGGTGCGGTCAACCTGGCGGTAGTTGGTCATATCAATATCGCTAAACTGGTGCGACATGGGGTTCATATCCAGCTGAAAGTTTTGAAAGGCAAATGTTTGGCTAAAATCCAGCTTGCTTTGTGCTTTATAATCGGCAGCATCGCCATCAAACATGCTTTCGCAAATATCGGTATTGGAGGCTGCCATGGCTATGTCAAAGGTATCGGTGCCCGAGCACATGGCAAATAAAAAGCCACCTCCGTTACAGAAATCATGAATATGCTGTACCACGGCAAGTTTCATTTGAGATACTTTTTTAAAGCCCAATTGGTGTGCTGTGGCTTCCTGTTTTTTTACATCGTCAATATACCAGGGCTGGTACCTAAAAGCGCCGAAAAACTTGCTGTACTGGCCTGTAAAGTCTTCGTGGTGCATGTGCAGCCAGTCGTATTTGCTCAGGTCGCCTTTTATAACTTCCTCGTCGTACACTACATCATAGGGGATCTCGGCATATTTAAGCACCAGGGTTACGGCATCGTCCCAAGGAAGCTTGTTTTTTGGCGAATACACCGCCATTTTAGGTGCCTTTTGCAGCTTTACAATATCCATATTAACTGATGGATCGCTTACCTCGGTTAGTATCGATGTTACCTTGGCATCGGCCAGTACCTCGTAGCTTACACCGCGTATTTTGCACTCGTCTTCGGTTTGTTTGCTGTACTTGGTCATAAAACTGCCGCCCCGGTAATTAAGCAGCCATTCAACCTCCTCGCCGTTTTTTAATACCCAAAAAGCTATGCCGTACGATTTCAGGTGGTCTTTTTGCACCTCATCCATAGGCAGCAATAAGGAGGCCGCTTTAGTGGCTAAGGTTAAAAGGAGAAAGGCGAAAGCTAAAAGGTATCTCTTCATGTTTATATAAAGTCCGTCATTGCGAGGAACGAAGCAATCTCTGAACTATGCTTACAGACATTGCATCCGCAGAGATTGCTTCATTCCTCGCAATTTCGTATAATGGGGCTACCCAAATGTAACGAATAATTACATAAGCTATTATAGTTTATGGTAACGCACAAAATGTTTAACTTTGCCACCTTGTTTTAAAACAACATATTATGAGCAAAGCAATAATGAAAACCGACAAGGGCGACATGACGATCGAATTTTACGATCAGGACGCCCCTAATACAGTAGCTAACTTTTTAAACCTGGCTAAAACAGGCTTTTACAATGGTGTAACTTTTCACCGCGTTATCCCTAACTTCGTCATTCAGGGTGGCGACCCAACCGGTACAGGTGCAGGTGGCTCAGGTACCCGTATTGATTGCGAGTTAACCGGCGGTAACCAATACCATGATCGTGGCGTACTTTCAATGGCTCACGCTGGCCGTAATACCGGCAGCTCACAGTTTTTCATCTGCCACAGCCGCGATAATACTGCTCATTTAGACAGACACCATACTGTGTTTGGTAAAGTGGTTGAAAATGTTGAGGTAGTTGATGCTATCCGTCAGGGTGATAAAATTACCAGCATCGAAGTAATAGAAGAATAATTATTGTTGTGGGTTATGTGTTGTGAGTTGTGTGCCTCTTCTAATAAATGTACATTACTCACAACACACAACTGACAACCGACAACAAAAGCATATGAATTTACAAACAGTTGTATCAGTAGCCGGTAAGCCAGGATTATGGAAAGCCCTGGCCCAAAATAAAACAGGCTTTATTTTAGAAAGTCTCGACGAAAAAAAGACCAAACTGGTAGTAAACCTGTCGACCGCTAAAATGGCGGCTTTAGATGAGATCACCATTTTTGGTACCGACGAAGATATTAAGTTAACCGACGTATTTGTACGCATGAAAGCCGCAGCATCAGTACCTGATGTTAAAGCCGATGGCAAAGCAATGCGCGAGTTTTTCCGCGAGGTAGCACCCGATCATGATGAAGAGAAAGTATATGCTTCGGACATGAAAAAGATTTTAAGCTGGTATGCTATTTTGAAAGATATGGAAATCTTTAATAGCCCTGTAGTAGAGGCAGAAACTGCTGCTGAAACTGAATAACCCCCAATCCCCTGAAGGGGGAGCAGAAGATTTTAACGAAAAACGGCTTGAGGCATTCTCAGGCCGTTTTTCGTTAATGGGTATGACTATGTTTTTCCAAAGCTCCCCCTTCAGGGGGCTGGGGGGTACACTCTTTAACCTCACACTTTTCTCCACCAAACTCCGGTTCAAAAGTACTATGATGAATATCCAGATGTTCTAACCGGTGGCGCAAATCGAGTTTAATTTGATTAAAATTATTAGCTTCTTCGGGCTCAATAACAATGTGAGCAGTGAGGGCATTTTCGGTAGTACTTAGTGCCCACACGTGCATATGGTGTACATCATTCACGCCTTTGGCTTTTAAAAGCTCTGCTTTGATGTTTTGTAGATCCATTTGCTTGGGTACACCATCAATTTCCAGTCGAAGGCTATCCACCAGTAAACTCCAGGTACCAATAATGATCACTAATACAATGATGAGGCTCACGGCGCTATCGATCCAGTACCAACCGGTAAAGTAGATAACCAGGCCCGATATTACTACGCCTAACGATACCAGGGCATCAACCGCCATGTGCATGTACGCGCCCTTTACGTTCAGGTCTTTCTCTTTATCCTTCATAAACAGCCATGCGGTAACGCCGTTTACGCCAATTCCCGCAAAGGCAACCCAAGCAATGGTAATGCCCGGTATAGGCTGCGGGTGACCTATCCTCAGTATGGCTTCATAAGCTATAATGCCCACAGCGGCCACCAGTATAACCGCATTAAGCAATGATACCACAATGGTAGACCGCTTGTAACCATAAGTATAGGTACTGTTGGCCTTCATTTTAGAAAGCTTAAAGGCAAGCAGCGCAAGTGCTAAGCTGGCAACATCGCTCAGGTTATGCCCTGCATCGGTAAGGAGCGATAGCGAGCCTTTGGCAAAACCAACCCCGGCCTCAATTACCACGAAAGCCGAATTGAGGACAATGCCCACAATAAATGCGGTATTCAGATGATCGAGCTTTGGGGCATGATCGTGGTGGTGATGTGAATGGTCGTGACCCATAAAGCAAACTTACTTATTTAAAGTGCCGCTTTTACAACAAATGCCTGAAAAACAAGCCGTATAAAATGGCAGCAAACAGCGCGTACTTAACTACATAATATAAACGCTCATTATAAGCTTTCAGTTTTTTACCCACCAGCCTTATTGAGTATACATACCTGAAAGCCTTATTAATGTTGCCCGTTTTATCCTCGCCCATATTAGGTGATGCTGCCGAGGCCATTACAAACCAGCCAAAAAAGTTGTTCCAGGCACGGCCAATAATGGTCTTAACCGGGCGCTCCACATCGCAAAACAAGATGAGGCGGTCCATATCGGTCTTGTTTTCGGCGTGGTGGATGTAGGTTTCGTCAAATATCACATCGTCGCCGTCTTTCCAGGCATAGCTTTGACCATCTACCACAATATGGCACTGCTCGGAGTTTGGGGTAATTAAGCCCAAATGGTAACGTAACGAACCTGCATAAGGGTCGCGGTGCTGCATTAATTGACTGCCCGCCGGGAGTACTGCAAACATGGCGGCTTTAATGTTGGGGGTGTTTTTAAGTAACTCAACTGTTTGAGGGCAATATTTTTTGGCCGATGGATGAAAATCGCCATACCATTTTAAATAAAAGCGTTTCCAGCCACGGCGAAAGAAGGAGTTGAATCCCGCATCGTTATAAGTGTCCGAACCCTTGATGAGTTCCTCCCGTTCCAGTAAAATGGCTTCATCGCGTATAATTTGCCAGTTTTCTTTCAATAGTGCCAATTGCGGAAAGTGTGCTGTGCTGATGTAGGGTTTATTCTCCACATCCGAGAGGGCATACATGGGCACGTTGATAGGTGCCATAAAGGTAGAATGATCGGCAAACTGGCGGAAGAATTTGTACCTCACCCGGCCACGGTAATGCACAATTACGGTAGCAATAATAAACGAAAAAAGGATGAAGAACTTTAACGTGAAAAGCTCGGCGATGAAAGCATGCATGAGGTAGCAGATTGATGTAAAGCCAAATGTATTTCATCCTTGCGTTCAATCCAACTGTAGTATCGCTGTGTTGCAAAAATTTACATGGTAATTAAAATTGCAGCCCCTCCCAACCCTCTCCGCCTTAGGCGGAAGGTTTTTAAATAAATGTCCCAATGCTAACTCTTTCTTCTTGCTTCCTGGCTCTTGTTTCTTGTTTCTCAATGCTCCCCCTTCAGGGGGCTGGGGGGTTACTGATGATGATATGGTTCTCCCTTAATAATACTGAACGCCCGGTACAGTTGTTCTACAAAAAACAGCCTTACCATTTGGTGCGAAAACGTCATGCGCGATAGGGCTAGCTGGGCGTTGGCCCGCTGATATATCGTGGCATCAAACCCATAAGGCCCACCTATAATGAAAACCAATGATTGAGTAGAACCAATAGCTTTTTTGTCGAGATAATCGGCAAACTGCACGGACTTAAACTCCATGCCCTTTTCGTCCAATAAAACCACATGGTCGGTAGCGGTAACTTTTTTGAGAATGAGTTCGGCTTCCTTGCTTTTTTGCTGCTCCTGGGTTAGTGCTTTGGTGTTTTTGAGTTCGGGGAGGTCAATAATTTCGAGCCGGGTATAATGTTTAAGGCGTTTAACAAACTTATCGATCCCATCTTTAATGTAAGTATCTTCGGTTTTGCCAACGGTGAGCAGCACAATTTTCATGTTACAAATAAACAGCTAAAAACCGGCAGCTACCAAAAAATGGTTTAATTTGCCAAAATCTATATCACCACATGAACCAGCAAATACAATCAATCTATCAGCATAATATTGAGCATTCCATCAGCAAAATCCAGTACTTTAAAAACAGGGTAAACCTGTTTTCGGTAATGCGGTTAATTGTGTTTGCATTGCTGTTAGTGCTTATTTATTGGGCGGTAAAGCTCGATAATTTTACCTTGTTTGCCATAGGTGCGGTTGTTGTTGGCATTACATTTAATTGGCTGGTAATTAGGCAGGCCAGGTTTGAAAAGCAACGCGAGTACTTTGAAAACTTTAAGGCCATTAACCATAACGAGTTGGATAGCATAAGCCATTACGCCAACATTTACCATAATGGCAACGAGTTTAATAACGATAAACATTACTACACCAGCGATCTTGATATTTTTGGCGCGGCCTCGCTTTATCAATTAATTAACCGTGCGGCCACACCGGCGGGTCGTCAAAAACTGGCGGGCTGGTTACAGGCTCCGGCCAATAAAAGCACTATTTTAAGCAGGCAGCAAGCTGTTCGGGAAATTGCTGCAAAAAATGAGTGGAAGCTGAAGGTACAAGCTCAACTGTTGTTTGCTCAAAAACAGAAAGATGATGAGTTACAGCAATTGTTCAGGTACCTGCATAAGCCTGTAAACATGCCTGGTGAGGCGTGGCTTAGTAAATATGTTTTGGTTGTACCCTGGGTTATGATAGCCGCAATAATTGGTGCAATTTACTATCCCGAGGTAAAATACATTGCCATTGGTGTAGGCTTGCTCAATTTCTTTATAACTGGTATCAACAATAAACACACCGAGCAAACCGACCTTATTGCCGGTAAGATAGGTAATACCCTCAACAACTATTCGGATGTGTTTGATACCGTGGAGAAGGAGCAATGGAGTGCAGCGTATAACAGCAGTTTGGCCGATGGCATAAAAAGAACCGGCGGTACAAGTATTGCCGTTATTACGCGGCAGCTATCCGGATTAATTAATAGCTTAAATAACCGCAATAA contains the following coding sequences:
- a CDS encoding PepSY-like domain-containing protein, which produces MKKLTKSYLLSAVAALVVLTSSCTKEAAQSTEDAEIAASKTTASSTSILVAASTSTTTTATAAAKDSLALMNACPPGGKKDTVAFSALSASITTYLTTNYAGSTFQKAFKIANRSGVLEGYVVAINFNSKPVGLKFDASGNFVQVLEQRERPDIAGGPGWHKGGRFENRGGLRGDTLALSALPAAIKTYFATNYATDTLLHAVVTRNDTSYIIISANKGLFATAFASKLVFVKRVQLNPRPAKHTPVDPATLPAAITTYLTTTYPGFVLDKAFAQKQNNVVNKYVVLIDASGTRYAVEFDSTGKFVKSTAVR
- a CDS encoding asparagine synthetase B yields the protein MKRYLLAFAFLLLTLATKAASLLLPMDEVQKDHLKSYGIAFWVLKNGEEVEWLLNYRGGSFMTKYSKQTEDECKIRGVSYEVLADAKVTSILTEVSDPSVNMDIVKLQKAPKMAVYSPKNKLPWDDAVTLVLKYAEIPYDVVYDEEVIKGDLSKYDWLHMHHEDFTGQYSKFFGAFRYQPWYIDDVKKQEATAHQLGFKKVSQMKLAVVQHIHDFCNGGGFLFAMCSGTDTFDIAMAASNTDICESMFDGDAADYKAQSKLDFSQTFAFQNFQLDMNPMSHQFSDIDMTNYRQVDRTRDFFTLFDFSAKWDVVPSMLTQNHDKVIKGFMGLTTAYNKARIKPDVTIMGEMKTGNEARYIHGEFGKGQWTFYSGHDPEDYQHAVGDPPTDLKLHPNSPGYRLILNNVLFPAAKKKKQKT
- a CDS encoding peptidylprolyl isomerase, with protein sequence MSKAIMKTDKGDMTIEFYDQDAPNTVANFLNLAKTGFYNGVTFHRVIPNFVIQGGDPTGTGAGGSGTRIDCELTGGNQYHDRGVLSMAHAGRNTGSSQFFICHSRDNTAHLDRHHTVFGKVVENVEVVDAIRQGDKITSIEVIEE
- a CDS encoding DUF5606 family protein, translating into MNLQTVVSVAGKPGLWKALAQNKTGFILESLDEKKTKLVVNLSTAKMAALDEITIFGTDEDIKLTDVFVRMKAAASVPDVKADGKAMREFFREVAPDHDEEKVYASDMKKILSWYAILKDMEIFNSPVVEAETAAETE
- a CDS encoding cation diffusion facilitator family transporter, producing the protein MGHDHSHHHHDHAPKLDHLNTAFIVGIVLNSAFVVIEAGVGFAKGSLSLLTDAGHNLSDVASLALALLAFKLSKMKANSTYTYGYKRSTIVVSLLNAVILVAAVGIIAYEAILRIGHPQPIPGITIAWVAFAGIGVNGVTAWLFMKDKEKDLNVKGAYMHMAVDALVSLGVVISGLVIYFTGWYWIDSAVSLIIVLVIIIGTWSLLVDSLRLEIDGVPKQMDLQNIKAELLKAKGVNDVHHMHVWALSTTENALTAHIVIEPEEANNFNQIKLDLRHRLEHLDIHHSTFEPEFGGEKCEVKECTPQPPEGGALEKHSHTH
- a CDS encoding aspartyl/asparaginyl beta-hydroxylase domain-containing protein translates to MHAFIAELFTLKFFILFSFIIATVIVHYRGRVRYKFFRQFADHSTFMAPINVPMYALSDVENKPYISTAHFPQLALLKENWQIIRDEAILLEREELIKGSDTYNDAGFNSFFRRGWKRFYLKWYGDFHPSAKKYCPQTVELLKNTPNIKAAMFAVLPAGSQLMQHRDPYAGSLRYHLGLITPNSEQCHIVVDGQSYAWKDGDDVIFDETYIHHAENKTDMDRLILFCDVERPVKTIIGRAWNNFFGWFVMASAASPNMGEDKTGNINKAFRYVYSIRLVGKKLKAYNERLYYVVKYALFAAILYGLFFRHLL
- the rlmH gene encoding 23S rRNA (pseudouridine(1915)-N(3))-methyltransferase RlmH; translated protein: MKIVLLTVGKTEDTYIKDGIDKFVKRLKHYTRLEIIDLPELKNTKALTQEQQKSKEAELILKKVTATDHVVLLDEKGMEFKSVQFADYLDKKAIGSTQSLVFIIGGPYGFDATIYQRANAQLALSRMTFSHQMVRLFFVEQLYRAFSIIKGEPYHHQ
- a CDS encoding MutS-related protein, translating into MNQQIQSIYQHNIEHSISKIQYFKNRVNLFSVMRLIVFALLLVLIYWAVKLDNFTLFAIGAVVVGITFNWLVIRQARFEKQREYFENFKAINHNELDSISHYANIYHNGNEFNNDKHYYTSDLDIFGAASLYQLINRAATPAGRQKLAGWLQAPANKSTILSRQQAVREIAAKNEWKLKVQAQLLFAQKQKDDELQQLFRYLHKPVNMPGEAWLSKYVLVVPWVMIAAIIGAIYYPEVKYIAIGVGLLNFFITGINNKHTEQTDLIAGKIGNTLNNYSDVFDTVEKEQWSAAYNSSLADGIKRTGGTSIAVITRQLSGLINSLNNRNNILIGFLLNVVLVWNVRYVIAIEKWKRANHESIEGAFDVLADFEALISLTSLSINYPQWCVPQIAEGAGYTLTAKNLSHPLIKESIRVANNYELNNTRKIDIITGSNMAGKSTFLRTLGINTVLALAGAPVCADAMQVSVVQLFSYMRIKDSLNESTSTFKAELDRLQMLLEAVKLQPNILFLIDEMLRGTNSVDKYLGSKAVIEKLISQQGVGLVATHDLQLAQLETDYPHYVRNYYFDIQVQDGEMLFDYKLKPGECKTFNASLLLERIGIFS